A stretch of the Thalassotalea euphylliae genome encodes the following:
- a CDS encoding DUF4174 domain-containing protein, translating into MPTKSVTTAVLLLTIALSLTAINVVGFEVDNPKHVTKKSTSAKQFSDFLWQKRLVLIHSDTQPPLTPFMWELDYESLTERKLAIYALINQQSFQLLPNTVMRRTPTMDQVLMQKLTEHQIINSNSAILIGLDGDIKATYQLADLSYKHIKALIDTMPMRQAELR; encoded by the coding sequence ATGCCCACAAAGTCAGTAACTACAGCAGTACTTTTGCTTACCATAGCGCTATCTTTAACTGCCATAAATGTAGTGGGCTTTGAAGTAGACAATCCAAAGCATGTTACGAAAAAAAGTACCTCCGCAAAACAATTTAGCGACTTTTTATGGCAAAAACGCTTAGTACTAATTCATTCTGATACTCAACCACCACTAACGCCGTTTATGTGGGAACTTGACTACGAAAGCTTAACCGAGCGAAAACTGGCAATTTACGCACTTATTAATCAACAGAGTTTTCAATTGCTACCCAATACCGTAATGAGAAGAACACCAACAATGGATCAAGTATTGATGCAAAAACTAACAGAGCATCAAATAATTAATAGTAATAGTGCTATTTTGATTGGCTTAGACGGCGATATAAAAGCGACATATCAGCTAGCAGACTTGAGCTATAAACACATTA